GGGAACGTCGTCGCGCGTGTAGAACTCCACCGCCGCCACGATCTCGTTCGTGAGCTGCGCGATGGGGATGTCGCTCACCGGCGTGCCGTCGATGAAGACGGAGATGTAGCAGCGTCCGCGGGGACTGTCCGCGCCGCCCGTGTGCTGCTGGCGGAAGAGGAGGAAGCGGCTTCCGCCGCGCGGCTCCATCCCGATCCCCAGGCTCTGCAGCTTCTCGATCACCCGGAAGCCGTGCAGCCGCATGAACTCATCGTGGCGCAGGAAGCGGCCCGGGTAGGTGTGGCGGCGGCGATAGAAGCCGTTCCGCTCCAGCCGCTGCTCGCGCGTCTCCGCCGTGGCGGTCACGCCGGGAAGGGCGACGACGGAATCGGCCGCGGTGGGGGGATGCGCCTGGAACTCGAGCGACCGGCGCTCGCCCGCGGCCAGCGTCACCGGCGCGAAGAGGATGGCCGCGCCGCCCGCCGGCTGCACGCGCAGGCGGTACATTCCCGCGCT
The Longimicrobium sp. DNA segment above includes these coding regions:
- a CDS encoding carboxypeptidase-like regulatory domain-containing protein, yielding MRFRPFPALLTAAMALAATPAAAQAIDGVLLAGDGETPLPGARVALLGIGSRVVAEAQSDAEGRFTVTAASAGMYRLRVQPAGGAAILFAPVTLAAGERRSLEFQAHPPTAADSVVALPGVTATAETREQRLERNGFYRRRHTYPGRFLRHDEFMRLHGFRVIEKLQSLGIGMEPRGGSRFLLFRQQHTGGADSPRGRCYISVFIDGTPVSDIPIAQLTNEIVAAVEFYTRDDVPPEFNPRLGDPNARCGSLAIWTAPPDTAPPRP